The window CTTTTGTTCTTCACTTAGCTTTTGTAGCGATTCTTATCGGCGCAGCGCTTACGCGTTACTTTGGATATGAGGGAGTGATTCACATCAGGGAAGGGTTAAGCGAAAATGAGATGCTCAGTGTTCAGCCTTATTTTCAAATTAGAACCGAAAAAGAGCTGTTTGAATACCCACTTGCGTTAGCACAACTTGGCAATAACGCCTTTTCGTATAGCGAAATGATCGATGGAAAACTCTTACATGTAAACTACAAAAGCTTTCGCGCAGGCTCCAAAGGCGAGCTAAGTTCATTGATGGTGGAAGCAACCTACGATACTAAAATAAAAACGGTTAAAATAGAAGGTGGTGCTGGCTGGATTGAGCCACCAACTTTGCTTCGTTTTGATGATGTTGAAATAGCCCTCTCATGGGGTTCAAAAGTGGTTGAATTGCCATTTTCGTTTAAACTGCTTCGTTTTGAATTAGAACGCTACCCCGGCTCTAAAAGTCCTTCTTCGTACGCCAGTGAGATCGAAGTTCTTGACAAGGCTGAAGAGCGAGCCTTGCCATACCGCATTTTTATGAACCACCCTTTGCATTATAAAGGGTACACCTTTTTTCAATCTTCCTATGATACAGACGAGAAAGGAACGATTTTGGAAGTGAACAAAGATCCTGGCAAATGGCCAACTTATTTTGGGTATTTTCTACTGTGTGTTGGCTTTGTGGGCAACTTTTTTACCAAAGGAAGCAGGTTTTTAAAACTTCGAGCCTTTTTGCAAAAAAGCGCTTTAGCACTTATTTTACCATTAATGTTTAGTACAACCTTACCGTTAAAAGCGGACACGCCAGACTCACTTGAGTTGTTTCGTAAGAACTCTTATGAGCATGCCAATGGTGCATTTAGTGCTTTATTGGTGCAAGATTATGCTGGGCGTATCAAGCCTATTAGTACCGAAGCCGTTGAAATTGTTCATAAAATAGCTGGAAAAAGTTCCCTATTTGGTCTGACTCCTGAGCAAATGATCTTGGGTATGAGCTCCAATGCTGCGCTTTGGCAGGAACTTCCTATCATTAAACTCTCCAACGCGAGCATTAAAAAAGTGTTAGGTTTAGCACCTGAAACCGAGTATGTGAGTTTCGCTTCCATGTTCGATAACGAGGGCTACTACAAACTGGCAAAACAAGTCAGTGCCGCCAATCAAAAAGCTGGGTCCAAACGCGATACCTTTGATAATGATGTGATTAAATTCGATGAAAAACTCAACATCGCGTACCTCACGCTCAAAGGAGTCTTTTTTAAATTTATTCCGATTCCAAACGATGCAACGCACACGTGGATCACTCCCAACGATGCATTTAACCATCCAATGGTGAGTCGTGAAGTTAAAAGTACACTCAACGAATACTTTGTAGCGCTTCAAGAGGGTGTTTCAAACAACCACTGGGAAAACGCCAACAAAGCACTTTCCGACCTTAAAGAGAATCAACGCATCCTAAGCGCTGAGATCATGCCAAGCGAGACACGCGTGCGGGCTGAAGTGCTTTACAATCACATGGGGTTGTTTCAAAAACTCGTTGGATTTTACTTCTTACTTGGGTTTGGTGCATTCGTTCTCGCGGTCTTTTCCATCTTTACATGTAAACGCTACCTAAGCCTTGAAAAAGGTGTTTTGTCTCTTTTTATCGCAGGGTTTATCGTACACAGTTTTGGATTAGCCCTTAGGTGGTACATCTCAGGGCATGCGCCTTGGAGTGATTCGTACGAGTCAATGGTTTACATTGGTTGGTCTGCTGGTTTTGCGGGTATTATGGTCTTTCGCAAATCCATTCTCTCTTTAGCCGCCGCAGCCATTCTTGCTGCCATTGTGATGTTGGTGGCACACATGAGTTTTGTTAATCCACAGATTACCAATCTCGTTCCTGTCTTAAAATCGTACTGGCTGAGTATTCATGTTTCGGTTATTACGGCAAGTTACGGCTTTTTGGGTATGGGTGCACTGCTTGGTCTTATGGCGTTGGTGCTGATGATGCTGAAAAATAAAAAGAACGCTACACTCATGAATGACCAAATCAGGCATTTGGTCGCGATCAACGAAATAAGCCTTATTATCGGGCTGTGTATGCTCACCATTGGTAACTTTTTTGGAGGCATCTGGGCGAATGAGTCGTGGGGACGTTACTGGGGTTGGGACCCTAAAGAGACATGGTCGTTTGTCTCCATCATCGTTTATGCACTCATCTTACACCTTCGGTTTATCCCTAAATTAAACTCGGTGTACGTCTTCTCAATCGCCTCACTTTTAGGGTACAGCTCGATTATGATGACCTATTTTGGGGTCAATTTTTATCTCACAGGCATGCACTCATACGCCGCAACAGGGGAAAGTCCTGCTGTTCCTAGCTTTGTCTATTACACACTTGTGTGCGTGTTTGGTCTGTGTGCCTTAGCGTACAAGGGAAGAGATGTTAAAACGATTTAGTCTTATTAAAAAGGAAAAACAATGAAAAAAGAACTCCTCATTTTAATAGCCTGTGCGGTTATGGCACAGGCTGGTTTTATCAAAGAGGGCATGGATGCCAAAGAGAGTGGTGATCATCAGAAATTGGTTGAGATTTACGACAAAGCGTGCAATGAAGGCAAAGCTTCTGGATGTTATAACTTGGGTGTGCTTTATGCAGAGGGCACGGGTAACGTTGCTAAAGATCTCGCTAAATCGGTCAAATTGTACGAGAAAGCATGCAGTGCTGATTTTGCCTCAGCTTGCCATAATTTGGGTCTTTTGTACGCAGGGGGCACTGAGGTAAAACAAGATTTTGCCAAAGCGAAAGAGTTTTACGAAAAATCTTGCTCGCAAGATGAAGGGTGTACCAACCTAGGGCTTTTGTATGCTAATGGCGCAGGCGTGACGCAAGACTACACCAAAGCGGCAGAGTTTTATAAAAAAGCGTGTAAAAATGAGGACTTAATGGGCTGTAATAATCTAGGGTATCTTCATGCTGAGGGACGTGGGATTGCTCAAGATTATAAAAAAGCGAGTGAATACTACCAAAAAGCGTGCGATGGCGATCTTGCCATTGGCTGTGACAATCTAGGGTTTTTATATGCCGTCGGCAAAGGGGTTGCGCAGGATTATAAAAAATCAAGCCAATTTTACGACAAAGCGTGCAAAAGTGGGTTTGAAAAGAGTTGCAACAACCTTGGCATTTTATACGCAGAGGGAAAAGGTGTTGGTGCTGACAACACCAAAGCCAAAGAGCTTTTCAAAAGCAGTTGCGATAAAGGGTTGAAAGAGGGTTGTGAAAACGTCTCGCTTTTAGAGACAATTACCAAATAAAGTGTTACATGTAAAAGGATAAAGAATGTTTTTACGAGCACTTTTTATAATAGTGAGTTTATGGAATTTCTCTAGTGCCGAAATGTTCCAAAGCGTTCCAGAAGCCAATGCCACACTGATACAATCAGGTAAAGAGAAGTACGCATGCCCTAATTGTGGGATGCACTTGGTGAAGTTTTACAAAACGAGTCACACGCATGAAAACCATCAGTACTGCTCCATTCATTGCCTTTATGAAGGAACACAGGGTGTGATTCCTGAGGGTGCCAAAGTGGTTGATACGATCACACTCGAGCTGATTGATGTCAAAAAAGCATTCTATGTCGTTGGAAGTAAGGTTCGAGGTACGATGTCGCGTACCAGTAGTTATGCGTTTGGAACAGAAAAAGATGCACTTGTTTTCGTCTCTGATAATGGTGGCAAAGTGATGAATTTTGAAGCGGCGTATGCGGTTGCGGCGGAGGATTTCCCTAAAGATTTTGTCAAACCTAGCTTAAGTGCACCTTCTGCTAAAATCGAAGTGCCAAAAGACGCAAAATGTCCGGTGTGCGGTATGTTCGTCGCCAAATACCCGCAATGGGTTGCGATGGTGGATGGGGAGAAAAAGTTCTATTTTGATGGTGTCAAAGATATGATGAAGTACTCTTTTTCTCAAAAAATCAGTGCGGAGAAGCTCTTTGTGAGTGATTATTACAAACTTTCAAAACTGCCAGCGCAAAAAGCTTTTTATGTTCTAGGTGCGAATGTGTATGGGCCGATGGGCAGTGAGCTTATTCCGTTTGCAACGCAAGAAGAGGCTCAAAATTTTACACGCGATCATAATGGGCAAAAAGTGCTTGCTTTTGATGAAATCACCGAAGCGATGGTCAAAAACCTATGAAATTTTTAGCCTTGCTTGCCGCCTCATTTTCCGTTCTTTATCTTGTGTTGGTGGTGCATGCGCTGAGTTTTTCCAGTCAAAAAAAAGCTGAAGAGATCGACGCTCTTTCTTTACATGTAAAAGATGTCAAGCCCTCTTTGAGCTTTTCTTCCAACGCATATCAAAGGTTCGTCTATGCTCCATAAAAACTTTGTCGAGTATGCGATTTTACTGCTCTTTAAAGATCGAAACGACCATCTTTTTAGCTTTCTTATTTTCTCGTTTATCGTCTTCATTTTAAGTTCGGTTCTTTTTATCTCCGACTCATTGCAGTACGATTTGATTCAAAGTATTAAAGCTCAGCCCTCTATTGTCGTTGAAAATACCAGAGCCGGACGAGCCTATCAGATGCACGAAGGGTATGTGTACGACATCTCCAAAATTACGGGTGTGAGCGGTGTGGAAGGCGTGGTCGATGGGTACCATCACTTTGCGCAAAAACGTCTTTGGTTTCACATCATCGGTGATCCAAGCTTGACAAAAGATGAGATGCTCATAGGTCAGGGTGTGCAAAAAGCGATGGCGGAGCTTTACTATAATGATGAGTTTCACTTCCTCACTGAAGAGCGCATGATCAATGTTAAAATTAACAAAATCGCTCCCAAGGGGACGAACATTATCTCCAACGATGCGATCTATCTTAACCCCAACACCGCGCGTGCCGTTTTAGGCATGGAGATGGATGAGTACTCAAAGCTCTATGTTTCTGTGCCAAATCCTAACGAAGTGGGGCAGGTTACACTCAAAATCGTAGAGATTTACCCCAGTGCCAAAGCGACTTCCCAAGCCGATGCCATAGGAGCTGTACGCCATGTGTACTACTACAAAGGTGGCATTTTTATGATTCTTTACGTGATTGCATTGGTCTCGTTTTTTATTCTGCTTAAAAATCAGATCAGCTTGGTCTATGGCGAAAAGAAAAAAGAGATTGCAATTTTGCGAAGCCTTGGCTTTTGCATCAAAGATATCATTGCGCTTAAATTGATTCAAAACAGTGTGGTGTCGGTGAGTGCTTATCTCTTAGGTGTAGCATTCGCGTACATATACGTTTTTGTCTTCAATGCGCCGTATCTTCGCAACATTTTCTTAGGCAATGAGCTTGAAAATAGCATCTGCCTTACTCCAGTGGTAGATCTCAATCTGCTCTTTTTGATCTTCCTTTTTGGCGTCATTCCGTTCTTAGCGTTTGTCATTTTACCCGCGTGGAAGATCGCGATCAGCGACATGAGCGAGGCGGTGAAATCATGAGTAAAATAGTCATTCAAAATCTGAACAAGCTTTACAATTCGGGTAAACCCAACGCTTTTTACGCGCTTAAAAATATCAATTTAAGTGTCGAAGATGGTGAAATCGTAATCTTAAAAGGGGTGAGTGGCAGTGGTAAAAGTACACTTCTTTCACTCATCGGAGGGCTGAGTAAACCCAGTTCGGGCGAGATTTTGGTCAATGCGCAAAATATTGCCAAACTGCCCGATATCATGAGCTCTTCTTTTCGTCACACAGAGATAGGCTTCATCTTTCAGTCGTTCAATCTTCTAGAAGGGCTCAGTGTCTATCAAAACATTTTAGCGCCCTTGGCTTTGACGAAGCTAGGCAAAGAGGCGATCCACGAAAAAGTGAGTCTGGCGATGCAACTTGCCAACATTGAGCATAAGAAAGATCAAAACGTGGGCAGTTTAAGCGGTGGTGAGAGGCAACGTTGCGCGATTGCACGCTCTGTGGTTATGGAGCCCTCTATCATCTTAGCCGATGAGCCAACGGCAAATTTGGACAAAGAGAACGCTTTAATTTTCATCGAGATTTTGAAAAAATTTAAGCTACTGCATAAAACAGTCATCATTGCCACGCACGACACGCTGTTTGATGATCTAGCGTGCATTGACAGATGCGTACAGATGCGCGATGGTGAGCTTTTGCAATGAGTATCTTTTTATCCAATGAGATCATTGTTTTTTTACTGATTGAGCTAATTCTCATTGTGTTGATGGCGATTTCGCAGATGAACATCGTGAGTATTTTACGCCATTGGGATTTTGATGCGACCACACCCTTGCAGTATGCGCTGGAGAAAAAGAACTATCTGGTCAATACGATTCTCTATTTTACGCTTACATGTAAAGTGATTTTGTTCCTCTTTTTTATCCAATCGCTCAATTCCTTAGCGGGCATCGTACCAGGTGCCATGTGTTCGGCGGGCGTTGTGGGTGCAAATCATTATGGCAATGCACTGTTGCTGTTAAAATTACTGCTGATTTTTGGATTTGGACTCTGGCTAATTGTCAATAAACTCGACCTTGCTTCCATCACCTTTCCCTATTTAAAACGCAAATACCTTCTTTTTACCTTGCTTTTTATCGGTGTTTTAGGCGAATTTGTACTCGAACTTCTCTACTTTTCCAACATTCCGCTCACCGTTCCAGTCTTTTGCTGTACGGTAGTATTTCAAGCACCAAAGCTTCCTTTTGGTTATACCCAAACACTTTTAGTCCTCTTCTTTTACATTCTCTTTGGTGCGATTTTACTTCTAAACTACCTCAAACAGACGATGGCAAGCTTTACATGTAATCTGCTTTTCTTGTTCATCGCTTACTATGCCATCACTTATTTTTTCGGGCTTTACGTCTACGAAATGCCCAACCACAAGTGTCCGTACTGCATGCTTCAAAAGGAGTATTATTACATCGGTTACTTCATTTGGGGTTCGCTCTTTTTAGGCATCTTCTTTGGGATCATACCTTTTTTGATCGAGCGCATTACGCAAAAATCATACGTCTATCTGCTCAAATACTCTTCATTTTTCCTCACTATCACAGCGCTGATCTGTAGTTTTTACGTGGTACGTTATTACCTGATGACAGGAGTGTTTCTATGATAAAATCCTCCTTTGCCACCGCGTTGCTTTTAGGTGTTTTAGCCCTGCTGATTGTCACGATGGATATCAGCGAAACGCGTGTGTTGGTACGTCATGGCAATGTTCAAAAAGAGCCTTTGGAGATTGTTTTGGAAAAATACATCTGCAGTGAGAGTCGCGTGCCTATCGTTGATCTATTCAATTCCGCTCAAGCGATTTTACCCAATGGAGATACCTATTTTTTTAATGACATCGGCAATGTACTCTTATGGCTAGGACGTCAAAAAAACAGAGATGCGATCGTTGTGTGGGTCTACGCGCAAGATACCAATCGCTACGTTTTGGCGCAAAATGCGTGGTATTCACGTGTTGAGATTACTCCCATGGGGTACGGCTTTGGAGCTTATGAATACCACCTTTATGGAATATCTGATTACTACTTTAAAGAAGTACAACGCTTTGCTCTTCGTGGTGAAACCTTGTTACATCCGATGGTAAACTCACTTTTAACGAGTAATAAACTCTAATAAATAGCCTCGAATTTTAACACCATCTTTAAGAAAATTGCGTGATAAATAGGGTATTGTAATTATTTATTACACAGGAGTTTAGCCAATGAAAACATTTTACGGATACTGTTTAATCGCAGTGGGTTTCTTTTTCTATTCAATGGCATTTTTTTTGGTGGGTATGCACATCGATTTTTCTTTCACTGGGCTATGGAACGTCATAACCAATCCTGCTTTACTTGTTCAGATCATCATACAAAGCGTTTCTGTTCTGGGGTTAGGCATTCCTTTTCATTTATTGGGTCGTAGAATGGTGAGGCAAGCTCAGAAACGATATTAAAGGAATGATGATATTTGAGAGAAAAAAGAAAGAATTTGGCGAGAGGGTGTAGGAATCGAACCTACCAGCAGACGGTCAACCGCCCACCCAATCGGCTTTGAAGGCCGTGGTGCACACCAGAGTCACATACCCCCCGCAAAAGGAGAATTATTCTAACCAAGATATGCTTTATAGAGAATAAAGTTAGCTTCCTTTATAATGAGAACGAGTTCATTAAAGGAGGATTTACATGGTATTTCGTTTGGCTATGATGTTATTTTTTCCTCTTTTTATCTGGGCAGCACAGGCAAATCAAGGTGAAAATATTTGGGTGAAAGTAGGGCAAATTTATGGCATTGAGCCGCGCCTTTTGTACTCCATTGCCAAAGTAGAAAGTGATCTTGATCGTTACATCGTAGCCTTCACAGCGAGTAAAATGACCCCAAAACAAGCGCAAGATCTCAGTGTGTTTTTGAAGCAAAAAGGGATTGAGAGTAAACAGTACTCCCAAGTCATTGCGATCAAGAGTAAAAACAAGTATGAAGCCAGCCACGTAGTGCATTTTCTTTACACCAACAATTATCCGCGTTTTGACATGGGCATCATGCAGATTAACTCGATTCACAAGCCTCTTTTAGATAAAGCCAATATCTCGTTGTACGATCTTTTTGAGCCAAAGATCAATATTCAAGTCGGAGCTTACATCTTAGCGACCTGTTTTGCGAAGCATAAAAACAACAAAGATGCCATCAATGCTTACAATGGCAAGATCAATGATAACCCTTACTCCGCAAAAGTTTTTAAAGAGTTTCAAAAACTTTACAGTTCGTACCAAAAAGACAAAACAAAGCTTTACTATCGCGACCCTTCTTAAGACTAGAGTTCCCCTAAGCGATAACCTACTTCTTTAATCATCTCTATAGCGCCTTCAGGAAGCTTTTTACGCAAACGCTTAATCAATGCTCGCATATTTAAAACACTTGTTTCTTCGCCTTCCCAGACATACTCTTCGAGTTCGCTAAAGGTGATAACTCGGTGACGATCTTTGATAAAAAGGTCTAAAAACATTCCCTCTTTTTTAGCCAGTTTGATCTCTTCCATATTCGGATCAAACAAACGGTGGTTGACATAGTCATAGGTATAGCCAATCCACAAAGCGATCGTAGAAGAAGGCTTATGGCAGAGTTTTTTCACTTTTTGTACCAATTCGTAGATGAAGAAAGGCTTTTTGAGGTAGTCATCACAGCCGATCTCATAAGAGGCTTGGATTTTTTCCAGATCATGGTTGGAGCTGATGATGATGGCAGGAATCTCTTTGTGGTAGATACGAATCGTCTCAAGGATAGAGAGTCCATCGATGGACGGGACATTAATATCTAAAATAAAGCAGTGGTAGCCATGATTAAGCGCATCGAGTGCTTTTTCACCATCCATAAACAGATCGACCTGATAGCCCTCTTTAATGAGGACACTTTTAATGACATTGGCTAAGCGTTCGTTATCTTCAAGAACCAATATTTTCATGTTATATTTCCTAGTGTGATAGTAAAACAAGCACCATCGTTGGCATTGTGCGCTTGAATTTTTCCGCCCATTTTATCTTCAATGATAAGTTTAGACATATAAAGACCAATGCCATGTCCATGCTCTTTGGTCGTAAAGTAGGCGTCAAAAATGTTAGGTATACATTCAATTGGAATGCCGCCTGCATTATCATGAATCTCTATAATAACATTTTTTGCATGATTGTAAATAAGAATATTGATCAAGCCACGTTTAATCTGTTTTGCATCTCTCGCTTCTTTAATTTGCTCTTTGGCATTGTTGACAATGTTCAGCAGCGTTTGCATAAATTCATTTTTATAGCCACTCACCATCAGATTGGTTGCATGGCTGACATCAATTTTCACATCAATATAGTTGTATTTGATGTTATGGTTGATGATTTTCATCATCGTCTCAATCGCATCACTTACATCAAAAACCGTTTTAGTCGTAGAAGGCATAATAAACTTTTGAAAGTCATTGATGGTGTCGGTCATATACTGTACTTGTACCATAATATCATGTACATATTGGTTGTTTTGCTCATTCTCGACATTCTCAAAGCTATAAAAATGCTCTTGCGTAATGGTGGCGATCTCAACCAGTGGGTTTTTCCATTGGTGTGCGATGGATGAGAAAATTTCACCAATTTCAGCGAGTTTAGATTGTTGAATGATGAACTGCTGATGTTTGTTTTTTTGAAGCTCAATCGCTTTGAGTTCTTTTTCGCTGCGTATACGCATATAGATATTGTGGATAAGCCCTAAAATAAGAAAGAGTAAAAAAGGAGAGATCAAAAAAACAGCATCAATGAATTTTCGGTGCTTATCAAAAAAAGTAAGAGGGGCATTGACGAGTTCAAACTCTTTGACACTCGCGTTGGGGTAGACCTCAAACTGCTTAATTTTTTGGACATCGAATTGGTAGTGATACTCTATAAATGTCTCTACATGTAAAGGTGGAATTTTTTTATCCAGTACATCAATGACCATATTTCCCGTTTTAACGCCTACTTCTTGAATGGGAATCAGTTTACCACCAATGCCTCCTTTACCGATGAAAAGCGTATCGGTAATAAAAACAGGCAAAGCGCTTTTTTGAATCATGGAAGCGATTTGACTGTTTTTATAAAGATTGCCATATTTATCATTGTAAAAACGGATAAAAAAGACTGCCTCATCTTTATTTGGCTTGGAAAAGAGTTCATCTAGTTCTTCAAGCGTGGAAGAGCGGATATATTCGATTTCAAATTTATCGTTGTGTTCTTGCATCGCTTCTCGAATAAAAGGCTCACTGTCATCACCATTGGCACTGGCATCATTGACGATGTAGAGTTTTTTAAGATTTGGCATCATATGTGAGATCATGGGAATTGTTTCAGGAATAGCACGTTTTTCTAAAATGCCATAAATACGGTCATCTAACCCCTCTTTTTGTACATCTTCAGGGTTAAATTGCTCCAGTCCTGTAAATAAAATAGTCTCATCGGTAAAAAGTTCATGGTAATATTTGATGAGAAAATCATAGGCAAATTTATCAACAGCAACGATAAGATCGTATTTTTGATTTTTGAGTTGGAGTTTATAAAGCTCTCTTAGTTTTGCGTAGTACTCTTCAGAACTCACGCGTTTGGAGTCCATGTACAGAATATTCGTTGTAATTTCTGGATGATTGTAAAAGACCTCTTCCATACCAGCAAGGACGTCATCGCTCCATTGGAAGCCTTTATGATAGGAGTTGATGATGAGGATTTTTTTATCGTGGGCAAAGAGAGAGGATTGACTCAGTAAAAGAAGAACAGAAAAAAATAGTATGAATTTTTTCATTGGTAAGTGTTCTCTTTTTTATAGATATTATAGCATACATGTAAAGTTCTCCATCTCCCCGCCAAGAGAGATGGAGTGACTTCTTAATACTCTAAGAACATCTTTTGAAGTGCTTTTTTATCGTTGGTTTTAGTAAGTCCTAACATTAAAAGTACTCTCGCTTTTTGTGCATTGAGGCTATCAACCGCGATAAAGCCAAATTTAGCATCATCAACTTCGCCTTCAAGCGTTGTGCTACCTGTTGGTACACGACTACTTCTAGCAACGACAACACCTTTTTTAACCGCTTCGCCAAGACCCGCTTCAGTTG is drawn from Sulfurospirillum arsenophilum NBRC 109478 and contains these coding sequences:
- the ccsA gene encoding cytochrome c biogenesis protein CcsA is translated as MKYLSLLGKHFFSYPFILFMLFVLGLGAGVATFIESAYDTQSAKVLIYDAIWYEGVMLLLTLSLIGIVYKNKMWKKFGAFVLHLAFVAILIGAALTRYFGYEGVIHIREGLSENEMLSVQPYFQIRTEKELFEYPLALAQLGNNAFSYSEMIDGKLLHVNYKSFRAGSKGELSSLMVEATYDTKIKTVKIEGGAGWIEPPTLLRFDDVEIALSWGSKVVELPFSFKLLRFELERYPGSKSPSSYASEIEVLDKAEERALPYRIFMNHPLHYKGYTFFQSSYDTDEKGTILEVNKDPGKWPTYFGYFLLCVGFVGNFFTKGSRFLKLRAFLQKSALALILPLMFSTTLPLKADTPDSLELFRKNSYEHANGAFSALLVQDYAGRIKPISTEAVEIVHKIAGKSSLFGLTPEQMILGMSSNAALWQELPIIKLSNASIKKVLGLAPETEYVSFASMFDNEGYYKLAKQVSAANQKAGSKRDTFDNDVIKFDEKLNIAYLTLKGVFFKFIPIPNDATHTWITPNDAFNHPMVSREVKSTLNEYFVALQEGVSNNHWENANKALSDLKENQRILSAEIMPSETRVRAEVLYNHMGLFQKLVGFYFLLGFGAFVLAVFSIFTCKRYLSLEKGVLSLFIAGFIVHSFGLALRWYISGHAPWSDSYESMVYIGWSAGFAGIMVFRKSILSLAAAAILAAIVMLVAHMSFVNPQITNLVPVLKSYWLSIHVSVITASYGFLGMGALLGLMALVLMMLKNKKNATLMNDQIRHLVAINEISLIIGLCMLTIGNFFGGIWANESWGRYWGWDPKETWSFVSIIVYALILHLRFIPKLNSVYVFSIASLLGYSSIMMTYFGVNFYLTGMHSYAATGESPAVPSFVYYTLVCVFGLCALAYKGRDVKTI
- a CDS encoding SEL1-like repeat protein; this encodes MKKELLILIACAVMAQAGFIKEGMDAKESGDHQKLVEIYDKACNEGKASGCYNLGVLYAEGTGNVAKDLAKSVKLYEKACSADFASACHNLGLLYAGGTEVKQDFAKAKEFYEKSCSQDEGCTNLGLLYANGAGVTQDYTKAAEFYKKACKNEDLMGCNNLGYLHAEGRGIAQDYKKASEYYQKACDGDLAIGCDNLGFLYAVGKGVAQDYKKSSQFYDKACKSGFEKSCNNLGILYAEGKGVGADNTKAKELFKSSCDKGLKEGCENVSLLETITK
- a CDS encoding nitrous oxide reductase accessory protein NosL — its product is MFLRALFIIVSLWNFSSAEMFQSVPEANATLIQSGKEKYACPNCGMHLVKFYKTSHTHENHQYCSIHCLYEGTQGVIPEGAKVVDTITLELIDVKKAFYVVGSKVRGTMSRTSSYAFGTEKDALVFVSDNGGKVMNFEAAYAVAAEDFPKDFVKPSLSAPSAKIEVPKDAKCPVCGMFVAKYPQWVAMVDGEKKFYFDGVKDMMKYSFSQKISAEKLFVSDYYKLSKLPAQKAFYVLGANVYGPMGSELIPFATQEEAQNFTRDHNGQKVLAFDEITEAMVKNL
- a CDS encoding ABC transporter permease — translated: MLHKNFVEYAILLLFKDRNDHLFSFLIFSFIVFILSSVLFISDSLQYDLIQSIKAQPSIVVENTRAGRAYQMHEGYVYDISKITGVSGVEGVVDGYHHFAQKRLWFHIIGDPSLTKDEMLIGQGVQKAMAELYYNDEFHFLTEERMINVKINKIAPKGTNIISNDAIYLNPNTARAVLGMEMDEYSKLYVSVPNPNEVGQVTLKIVEIYPSAKATSQADAIGAVRHVYYYKGGIFMILYVIALVSFFILLKNQISLVYGEKKKEIAILRSLGFCIKDIIALKLIQNSVVSVSAYLLGVAFAYIYVFVFNAPYLRNIFLGNELENSICLTPVVDLNLLFLIFLFGVIPFLAFVILPAWKIAISDMSEAVKS
- a CDS encoding ABC transporter ATP-binding protein → MSKIVIQNLNKLYNSGKPNAFYALKNINLSVEDGEIVILKGVSGSGKSTLLSLIGGLSKPSSGEILVNAQNIAKLPDIMSSSFRHTEIGFIFQSFNLLEGLSVYQNILAPLALTKLGKEAIHEKVSLAMQLANIEHKKDQNVGSLSGGERQRCAIARSVVMEPSIILADEPTANLDKENALIFIEILKKFKLLHKTVIIATHDTLFDDLACIDRCVQMRDGELLQ
- a CDS encoding lytic transglycosylase domain-containing protein, with protein sequence MVFRLAMMLFFPLFIWAAQANQGENIWVKVGQIYGIEPRLLYSIAKVESDLDRYIVAFTASKMTPKQAQDLSVFLKQKGIESKQYSQVIAIKSKNKYEASHVVHFLYTNNYPRFDMGIMQINSIHKPLLDKANISLYDLFEPKINIQVGAYILATCFAKHKNNKDAINAYNGKINDNPYSAKVFKEFQKLYSSYQKDKTKLYYRDPS
- a CDS encoding response regulator transcription factor, coding for MKILVLEDNERLANVIKSVLIKEGYQVDLFMDGEKALDALNHGYHCFILDINVPSIDGLSILETIRIYHKEIPAIIISSNHDLEKIQASYEIGCDDYLKKPFFIYELVQKVKKLCHKPSSTIALWIGYTYDYVNHRLFDPNMEEIKLAKKEGMFLDLFIKDRHRVITFSELEEYVWEGEETSVLNMRALIKRLRKKLPEGAIEMIKEVGYRLGEL
- a CDS encoding sensor histidine kinase gives rise to the protein MKKFILFFSVLLLLSQSSLFAHDKKILIINSYHKGFQWSDDVLAGMEEVFYNHPEITTNILYMDSKRVSSEEYYAKLRELYKLQLKNQKYDLIVAVDKFAYDFLIKYYHELFTDETILFTGLEQFNPEDVQKEGLDDRIYGILEKRAIPETIPMISHMMPNLKKLYIVNDASANGDDSEPFIREAMQEHNDKFEIEYIRSSTLEELDELFSKPNKDEAVFFIRFYNDKYGNLYKNSQIASMIQKSALPVFITDTLFIGKGGIGGKLIPIQEVGVKTGNMVIDVLDKKIPPLHVETFIEYHYQFDVQKIKQFEVYPNASVKEFELVNAPLTFFDKHRKFIDAVFLISPFLLFLILGLIHNIYMRIRSEKELKAIELQKNKHQQFIIQQSKLAEIGEIFSSIAHQWKNPLVEIATITQEHFYSFENVENEQNNQYVHDIMVQVQYMTDTINDFQKFIMPSTTKTVFDVSDAIETMMKIINHNIKYNYIDVKIDVSHATNLMVSGYKNEFMQTLLNIVNNAKEQIKEARDAKQIKRGLINILIYNHAKNVIIEIHDNAGGIPIECIPNIFDAYFTTKEHGHGIGLYMSKLIIEDKMGGKIQAHNANDGACFTITLGNIT